One part of the Quercus lobata isolate SW786 chromosome 7, ValleyOak3.0 Primary Assembly, whole genome shotgun sequence genome encodes these proteins:
- the LOC115952226 gene encoding CASP-like protein 5B2 isoform X1, which translates to MKKLIGRPGSVSGLALRLGQFGFAAAAIGVMVTSPGFSSFTAYWLLCYLIASMGLQVLWSFGLACLDVYALTRKRDLQNPILVSLFVVGDWVTAILSLAAACSSAGIIVLYSRDLHYCNDQACSKYQTSIAFAFISWALSAISSHVMFWILLASI; encoded by the exons atgaagaaGTTGATAGGGAGACCAGGTTCGGTGAGTGGGTTAGCGTTGAGGTTGGGGCAATTTGGATTTGCAGCTGCGGCAATTGGTGTTATGGTCACTTCCCCTGGATTTTCCAGCTTCACTGCTTACTG GTTGTTATG CTATTTGATTGCATCAATGGGGCTTCAAGTGCTGTGGAGCTTTGGACTTGCATGTCTTGATGTTTATGCTTTGACAAGAAAGAGAGACCTTCAAAATCCAATCCTAGTGAGCCTGTTTGTTGTAGGCGATTGG GTGACCGCTATTCTATCACTTGCAGCTGCATGCTCATCAGCCGGGATTATAGTTCTGTATTCAAGAGACTTGCATTACTGCAATGATCAAGCCTGCAGCAAGTACCAGACCTCTATAGCTTTTGCTTTCATCAGCTGGGCTCTTAGTGCCATATCATCTCATGTGatgttttggattttattaGCCTCAATTTAG
- the LOC115952226 gene encoding CASP-like protein 5B2 isoform X2, producing MKKLIGRPGSVSGLALRLGQFGFAAAAIGVMVTSPGFSSFTAYCYLIASMGLQVLWSFGLACLDVYALTRKRDLQNPILVSLFVVGDWVTAILSLAAACSSAGIIVLYSRDLHYCNDQACSKYQTSIAFAFISWALSAISSHVMFWILLASI from the exons atgaagaaGTTGATAGGGAGACCAGGTTCGGTGAGTGGGTTAGCGTTGAGGTTGGGGCAATTTGGATTTGCAGCTGCGGCAATTGGTGTTATGGTCACTTCCCCTGGATTTTCCAGCTTCACTGCTTACTG CTATTTGATTGCATCAATGGGGCTTCAAGTGCTGTGGAGCTTTGGACTTGCATGTCTTGATGTTTATGCTTTGACAAGAAAGAGAGACCTTCAAAATCCAATCCTAGTGAGCCTGTTTGTTGTAGGCGATTGG GTGACCGCTATTCTATCACTTGCAGCTGCATGCTCATCAGCCGGGATTATAGTTCTGTATTCAAGAGACTTGCATTACTGCAATGATCAAGCCTGCAGCAAGTACCAGACCTCTATAGCTTTTGCTTTCATCAGCTGGGCTCTTAGTGCCATATCATCTCATGTGatgttttggattttattaGCCTCAATTTAG
- the LOC115953985 gene encoding mannose-1-phosphate guanylyltransferase 1-like: MKALILVGGFGTRLRPLTLSAPKPLVEFANKPMILHQIEALKAIGVTEVVLAINYQPELMLNFLKEFEKKLEIKITCSQETEPLGTAGPLALARDKLIDGSGKPFFVLNSDVISEYPLKEMIEFHKSHGGEASIMVTKVHEPSKYGVVVTEETTGKVEKFVEKPKIFVGNKINAGIYLLNPSVLDRIELRPTSIEKEVFPKIAAEKKLYAMLLPGFWMDIGQPKDYITGLRLYLDSLRKKSSPKLAKGSHILGNVLIDETAVIGDGCLIGPDVAIGPGCVIEPGVRLSCCTLMRGVRIKKHACISSSIIGWHSTVGRWARVENMTILGEDVHVGDEIYSNGGVVLPHKEIKSSILKPEIVM, translated from the exons ATGAAAGCACTAATTCTTGTTGGAGGGTTTGGAACAAGGTTGAGGCCTTTGACCCTCAGTGCACCAAAGCCGCTGGTTGAATTTGCCAACAAACCCATGATACTGCATCAG ATTGAAGCTCTCAAAGCTATTGGAGTGACTGAAGTGGTTTTGGCCATCAATTACCAACCAGAG CTTATGCTGAATTTCTTAAAAGAATTTGAGAAAAAGCTTGAAATCAAGATCACCTGCTCACAGGAGACTGAGCCCCTTGGTACAGCAGGTCCTTTAGCTCTAGCAAGGGATAAATTGATAGATGGCTCTGGCAAGCCTTTCTTTGTCCTTAACAGTGATGTTATAAGTGAGTACCCACTAAAAGAAATGATTGAATTCCACAAAAGTCATGGTGGGGAAGCTTCAATTATGGTTACTAAG GTGCATGAGCCGTCAAAATATGGTGTGGTGGTTACAGAAGAAACAACCGGGAAAGTAgaaaaatttgtagagaaaccaaaaatatttgTGGGCAACAAGATCAATGCTGGAATCTACCTGTTGAACCCCTCTGTTCTTGATCGGATTGAATTGAGGCCCACTTCAATTGAAAAGGAGGTGTTTCCTAAGATTGCAGCAGAGAAAAAGCTTTATGCTATGCTCTTACCTGGGTTTTGGATGGACATTGGACAGCCAAAAGATTACATTACAGGCCTAAGACTGTACCTGGATTCCTTGCGGAAAAAATCCTCACCAAAATTGGCCAAGGGATCTCACATTTTAGGAAATGTCCTTATAGATGAGACTGCTGTAATTGGGGATGGTTGTCTTATTGGACCTGATGTAGCCATTGGTCCAGGATGTGTAATTGAGCCAGGGGTTAGGCTCTCATGCTGTACTTTAATGCGTGGAGTTCGAATCAAGAAGCATGCTTGCATCTCCAGTAGTATCATTGGATGGCATTCCACTGTTGGGAGGTGGGCTCGAGTAGAGAACATGACAATCTTAGGAGAAGATGTTCATGTAGGTGATGAAATTTACAGCAATGGGGGCGTTGTCCTGCCTCATAAGGAGATTAAATCTAGCATTTTGAAACCAGAGATTGTTATGTGA
- the LOC115951853 gene encoding wall-associated receptor kinase-like 20, with amino-acid sequence MEYNMLSLIVLIVTLLCFTECVIAAKLCEDCGHTLVPYPLSTGPNCGDQSYKVQCKAGTLWFNALNGSSYVITSINPQIQRLILRPPRFAKNTCMAADLWSNGIQLDNNLPFNITSSNTVMLMNCSTEMLQLSMNCSSASMCHNYIRGTAAVAAACGFSPVLCCWFKTGGSFSEYRIRIRQERCSAYVSFVNLDTSLPVNEWPQPGLEIEWALPHELVCKMPVDCRDLANSECLFNSASVGRCLCKAGFQWDPINGVCKNVKCQHGRGCHGRESLTPLIEGLMFSGGAMLFGVLISAIVYKHRQCIRRKAQSSLSKMQIDLLSANNSCGKSARIFTGKEITRATNNFSKHKLLGSGGFGEVFKGILDDGTTIAVKRAKPGNTKGIDQILNEVRILCQVNHRSLVRLLGCCVELHQPLLIYEYIPNGTLFYHLHGTHSSKPVPLSWYRRLTIAHQVAEGLAYLHTSAIPRIYHRDIKSSNILLDEKANAKVSDFGLSRLDVNETSHITTCAQGTLGYLDPQYYLNFQLTDKSDVYSFGVVLLELLTSKKAIDFRREDEDVNLVVFMKKILREEKLMYAIAPMLKEGARKVELETMKALGSLAAACLDEHRQNRPSMKEVADEIEYIIGIVCSEVSATY; translated from the exons ATGGAGTACAATATGCTCTCTCTCATAGTCCTAATAGTAACATTGCTATGTTTCACCGAGTGTGTCATTGCAGCAAAGCTTTGCGAGGACTGTGGTCACACTCTAGTGCCATATCCACTTAGCACTGGACCTAACTGTGGTGACCAATCCTATAAGGTTCAGTGCAAAGCAGGCACACTTTGGTTCAATGCACTCAATGGATCATCCTACGTGATTACATCCATCAATCCTCAGATCCAAAGGCTAATTCTCCGACCACCCCGCTTTGCTAAGAACACATGCATGGCAGCCGATCTTTGGAGCAATGGAATACAGCTAGACAATAACCTCCCATTCAACATCACTAGCAGCAACACAGTCATGCTTATGAACTGTTCCACTGAAATGCTTCAACTTTCAATGAATTGCTCATCAGCTAGCATGTGCCATAACTACATTAGAGGTACTGCGGCCGTGGCAGCCGCCTGTGGATTTTCGCCAGTGCTATGCTGTTGGTTTAAGACAGGTGGGTCTTTCAGCGAGTATAGGATAAGAATTCGACAGGAACGGTGCTCAGCCTATGTAAGTTTTGTAAATTTGGATACTTCTTTGCCTGTGAATGAATGGCCACAGCCAGGATTGGAGATAGAGTGGGCATTGCCACATGAGCTAGTCTGCAAAATGCCGGTTGATTGTAGAGATTTGGCGAATTCGGAATGTTTATTTAATTCGGCGAGTGTTGGACGGTGCTTATGCAAGGCTGGGTTTCAATGGGACCCCATCAATGGAGTTTGCAAAA ACGTGAAATGTCAACATGGAAGAGGTTGCCATGGTAGAGAGAGCCTAACTCCACTCATTGAAG GCTTAATGTTTTCTGGAGGTGCAATGCTATTCGGAGTCTTAATTTCCGCTATAGTGTACAAGCATCGACAGTGCATTAGGAGAAAAGCCCAATCAAGTCTAAGCAAGATGCAGATAGACCTGTTGAGTGCCAACAACAGTTGTGGCAAATCAGCCAGGATCTTCACTGGCAAAGAAATAACAAGAGCAACCAACAACTTCTCCAAGCACAAACTCCTTGGCTCCGGCGGTTTTGGCGAGgtcttcaaaggcattcttgACGATGGAACCACCATAGCCGTCAAGCGTGCCAAGCCTGGAAACACAAAGGGTATCGATCAAATTCTCAATGAAGTACGAATTCTTTGCCAGGTTAACCATCGAAGCCTAGTCCGACTTCTGGGCTGTTGTGTTGAGCTTCATCAACCTCTTCTAATCTATGAGTACATTCCAAATGGAACCCTTTTTTATCATCTCCATGGGACTCATTCTAGCAAGCCAGTGCCACTCTCCTGGTACCGGCGGCTTACCATTGCTCACCAAGTAGCTGAAGGGCTTGCATATCTCCACACTTCTGCTATACCACGGATTTACCACAGGGATATAAAATCAAGCAACATTTTACTAGATGAAAAGGCTAATGCTAAAGTTTCAGACTTTGGGCTGTCAAGGTTGGATGTGAACGAAACAAGTCATATTACAACATGTGCTCAAGGAACTTTAGGTTATCTTGACCCCCAATACTATCTAAACTTCCAACTGACCGATAAGAGTGATGTTTATAGCTTTGGAGTTGTTTTGCTGGAGCTGTTGACTTCGAAGAAAGCTATTGATTTCAggagagaagatgaagatgtgAACTTGGTTGTTTTTATGAAGAAGATATTGAGAGAAGAGAAGCTCATGTATGCAATCGCTCCAATGCTTAAAGAAGGCGCTAGGAAGGTAGAATTGGAGACTATGAAGGCACTGGGATCTCTAGCAGCAGCGTGCTTGGATGAGCATAGGCAAAACCGGCCGTCAATGAAAGAAGTTGCTGATGAGATTGAGTACATCATTGGTATTGTTTGTAGTGAGGTTTCTGCTACTTATTAG